In bacterium 336/3, the following proteins share a genomic window:
- a CDS encoding Appr-1-p processing protein, whose amino-acid sequence MQIILSAISSKMIEAWCEFFENEPNVLIKEGDITQIECDAVVSPANSFGFMDGGLDYALSERFGWDLEKKLQAIIKNLPEGELLVGQSLILETGDAKVPYLISAPTMRVPTNFNIDTSINAYLAMKAVLIKVKNDSKINSVAIPGLCTGVGRMQPIIAARQMYIAYKEIILEQKMDFSNFGDAQKYHWNINPQGMIWTH is encoded by the coding sequence ATGCAAATTATTTTATCAGCTATAAGCTCTAAAATGATAGAGGCTTGGTGTGAATTCTTTGAGAATGAACCCAATGTCTTAATTAAAGAAGGAGATATCACTCAAATTGAATGTGATGCAGTAGTAAGCCCTGCCAATTCATTTGGTTTTATGGATGGCGGTTTAGACTATGCTCTTTCTGAAAGATTTGGTTGGGATTTAGAGAAAAAACTACAAGCTATTATCAAGAATCTACCAGAAGGTGAACTTCTTGTAGGGCAGTCTCTAATTTTAGAAACAGGAGATGCAAAAGTTCCTTATCTAATTTCCGCACCAACCATGAGAGTTCCTACGAACTTTAATATAGATACATCTATCAATGCTTATTTAGCTATGAAAGCAGTATTAATTAAGGTAAAGAATGATTCTAAAATCAATTCTGTAGCTATCCCAGGGCTTTGTACAGGAGTTGGACGAATGCAACCTATCATAGCTGCAAGACAAATGTATATTGCATATAAAGAAATTATTTTAGAACAAAAAATGGATTTTTCAAATTTTGGAGATGCTCAAAAATATCATTGGAATATCAATCCACAAGGTATGATTTGGACACATTAA
- a CDS encoding aminopeptidase, with amino-acid sequence MNDTTQHLFLAQQKAKELFKTIEDRGLIVSGKSEKQLCDEIVQIAKDDFGTETHWGKKIVRTGINTLQPYSSNPSDLIIQDDDILFFDFHPVFENWEADLGRTYVLGNNPLKHKIKEDIEAAWYEGNNWYFKQSKLTGAEFFHYATDLAKRYGYEFGNAIAGHIIGYYPHEQPDDPNDLCLDVHPDNHNDILQLDKYGNKRHWILELHFVDRKNKIGAFFEELLTPE; translated from the coding sequence ATGAATGATACAACACAACATCTTTTTCTTGCACAACAAAAGGCAAAAGAATTATTTAAAACCATTGAAGACAGAGGATTAATCGTTTCTGGCAAATCAGAAAAGCAACTTTGTGATGAAATTGTACAAATTGCAAAAGATGACTTTGGCACAGAAACGCATTGGGGTAAAAAGATTGTAAGAACAGGTATCAATACGCTACAACCTTATAGCTCAAATCCTTCAGACTTAATTATTCAAGATGATGATATTCTTTTCTTTGATTTCCACCCTGTTTTTGAAAATTGGGAAGCTGATTTAGGCAGAACTTATGTTTTAGGTAATAATCCTTTAAAACACAAAATCAAAGAAGATATAGAGGCTGCTTGGTATGAAGGAAATAACTGGTATTTTAAACAGTCCAAGCTTACAGGTGCAGAATTTTTCCATTATGCCACAGATTTGGCAAAACGTTATGGGTATGAATTTGGAAATGCTATTGCAGGACATATTATAGGCTATTATCCACACGAACAACCTGATGACCCCAATGATTTATGTTTAGATGTACATCCCGATAATCATAATGATATACTTCAATTGGATAAGTATGGAAATAAAAGGCATTGGATTCTCGAATTGCATTTTGTAGATAGGAAAAATAAAATAGGTGCATTTTTTGAAGAATTATTAACACCAGAATAA
- a CDS encoding enoyl-CoA hydratase, translating to MKVFNNLLWVLEDGILTLSINRESKLNALNIETLAELRNAFQSIYDDDSIRGVILTGSGEKAFVAGADISEIAQLTEVNSRKFAEEGQEIFLAIENCPKPVIAAVNGFALGGGCEIAMACHIRLASENAKFGLPEIKLGILPGYGGTQRMPLIVGKGKALEMMLTGDMIPAQEALQWGLVNYVLASKEELIAKAKELLKKIIKNSPSAAELIITAVNAGVYNEAGYQAEANSFLKATRSEDFREGTSAFLEKREPKFTGK from the coding sequence ATGAAAGTATTTAACAATTTATTGTGGGTGTTGGAAGATGGTATTCTTACACTTTCTATTAATAGAGAAAGTAAACTGAATGCTCTTAATATAGAAACCTTAGCAGAATTAAGAAATGCTTTTCAATCTATCTATGATGATGACAGCATTAGAGGCGTTATTTTAACAGGTTCAGGAGAAAAAGCCTTTGTAGCTGGAGCTGATATTTCTGAGATTGCCCAACTTACAGAAGTCAATAGTAGAAAATTTGCAGAAGAGGGTCAAGAAATTTTTTTAGCAATCGAAAACTGTCCTAAACCTGTCATTGCTGCTGTCAATGGTTTTGCATTAGGCGGTGGTTGCGAAATAGCTATGGCATGCCATATTCGTTTAGCTTCCGAAAATGCAAAATTTGGTTTACCTGAAATTAAGCTAGGTATTTTACCTGGTTATGGAGGCACACAACGTATGCCTTTGATTGTTGGCAAAGGGAAAGCCCTTGAAATGATGCTTACTGGAGACATGATTCCCGCACAAGAAGCTTTGCAGTGGGGATTAGTCAATTATGTACTTGCAAGCAAAGAAGAGCTTATTGCAAAAGCCAAAGAACTTCTTAAAAAAATCATAAAAAATAGTCCTTCTGCAGCTGAACTAATTATTACAGCTGTAAATGCAGGCGTATATAACGAGGCTGGTTATCAGGCTGAGGCAAATTCATTTTTAAAAGCTACTCGTTCAGAAGACTTTAGAGAAGGGACAAGTGCTTTTTTAGAAAAAAGAGAGCCTAAATTTACAGGAAAATAA
- a CDS encoding aspartyl-tRNA synthetase, protein MLRTHTCGELRIEQKDQTVNLCGWVQTIRDKGSILWIDLRDRYGITQITLEEGKSASDLFDTARKLGREFVIQVTGKIAERLSKNPKIATGDIEVWAESIKILNTSEIPPFKIEDETDGGDELRMKYRYLDLRRNVVRENLMLRHKMAKATRNYLDNQDFIEVETPVLIKSTPEGARDFVVPSRMNEGQFYALPQSPQTFKQLLMVSGFDRYYQIVKCFRDEDLRADRQPEFTQIDCEMSFIEQEDILNTFEGLVRHLFKTVKGLEIANLDRMTYADAMKFYGSDKPDTRFEMKFVELTDIVKNKGFQVFDSAELVVGICAKGASEYTRKQLDELTEFIKRPQIGAKGLVYVQCKTDGTFKSSVDKFYSQEDLKAWATAMNAEAGDLLLVLSGDDYKTRKQLNELRLEMGTRLGLRDKNTFSCLWVLDFPLLEFDEEQNRWFAMHHPFTSPKPEDLHYLQTGDLGKIRANAYDMVINGVEVGGGSIRIFDKTLQAKMFEILGFTAEQAESQFGFLMNAFKYGAPPHGGIAFGFDRLCSLFGGADSIRDFIAFPKNNSGRDVMIDSPSEISEEQLKELSILVNTKK, encoded by the coding sequence ATGCTAAGAACACATACTTGCGGAGAACTCCGAATAGAACAAAAAGACCAAACAGTAAACCTTTGTGGTTGGGTACAAACCATCAGAGATAAAGGAAGCATCTTGTGGATAGATTTACGAGATAGATATGGAATTACTCAAATCACTTTAGAAGAAGGAAAGTCTGCAAGTGATTTATTTGATACAGCTCGGAAGCTTGGACGTGAGTTTGTAATTCAGGTAACGGGAAAAATAGCTGAAAGACTTTCCAAAAATCCTAAGATTGCAACTGGAGATATAGAAGTATGGGCTGAAAGTATTAAAATATTAAATACTTCTGAAATCCCTCCCTTCAAAATAGAAGATGAAACAGATGGTGGTGATGAGCTTCGTATGAAGTATCGTTATTTAGATTTGCGTAGAAATGTAGTACGTGAAAACCTAATGCTTCGTCATAAAATGGCAAAAGCAACACGTAATTATCTTGACAACCAAGATTTTATAGAGGTAGAAACGCCTGTTCTTATCAAATCTACACCTGAAGGTGCAAGAGATTTCGTAGTACCCAGCCGTATGAATGAGGGGCAGTTTTATGCTTTACCTCAATCACCTCAAACATTCAAGCAGTTGCTTATGGTTTCGGGCTTTGATAGATATTATCAAATTGTAAAGTGTTTCCGTGATGAAGACTTGAGAGCTGATAGACAACCAGAATTTACACAAATAGATTGTGAAATGTCTTTTATTGAACAAGAAGACATTTTAAACACATTTGAAGGGCTTGTACGCCATTTATTTAAAACTGTAAAAGGCTTAGAAATAGCAAATTTAGATAGAATGACTTATGCAGATGCCATGAAGTTTTATGGTTCTGATAAGCCTGATACTCGTTTTGAAATGAAGTTTGTAGAACTTACAGACATTGTGAAAAACAAAGGTTTCCAAGTGTTTGATAGTGCTGAACTTGTGGTAGGAATTTGTGCAAAAGGAGCATCAGAATATACTCGTAAACAGTTAGATGAACTTACAGAGTTCATAAAACGCCCCCAAATTGGAGCAAAAGGTTTGGTATATGTGCAATGTAAAACTGATGGAACATTTAAATCATCAGTAGATAAATTTTACTCACAAGAGGACTTGAAAGCATGGGCTACTGCCATGAATGCTGAGGCAGGTGATTTATTACTGGTTTTGAGTGGTGATGACTACAAAACACGTAAGCAACTCAATGAGTTACGTTTGGAAATGGGAACTCGTTTGGGATTGAGAGATAAAAATACATTCTCTTGTCTTTGGGTATTGGATTTTCCATTATTAGAGTTTGATGAAGAACAAAATAGATGGTTTGCCATGCATCATCCTTTTACTTCACCAAAACCAGAGGATTTGCATTATCTTCAAACTGGAGATTTAGGAAAAATCAGAGCAAATGCTTACGACATGGTGATTAATGGTGTTGAAGTAGGTGGTGGTTCAATCCGTATTTTTGATAAGACCTTACAAGCCAAAATGTTTGAAATTTTAGGCTTTACTGCTGAACAAGCAGAATCTCAATTTGGCTTTTTGATGAATGCTTTTAAATATGGAGCTCCTCCACATGGTGGAATCGCTTTTGGTTTTGATAGATTGTGTTCTTTATTTGGTGGTGCGGATAGTATTAGAGATTTCATTGCATTCCCTAAAAATAATTCGGGTAGAGATGTGATGATAGATTCTCCTTCTGAGATTAGTGAGGAACAACTCAAAGAACTGAGTATTTTGGTAAATACAAAAAAATAA
- a CDS encoding Tellurium resistance protein TerD has protein sequence MSIELNKKTGINLSKGSKISLEKEGKKLEEVCIGLNWGAIKKAVLFNLFKQTVAVDLDGSVTMYDESRQILETVYYRKLRSKDGAISHSGDDRDGDIYGDDGLDNEVIEVKLTQVNPKVKYIVFYLNSYNGQDFADIPYSKIRIFEGSAKRVDSVFATFNLSAEETFRGNVSMVLGKLVRNGNNWEFTAIGEATPTKNIDETILYVQNNYLN, from the coding sequence ATGAGTATAGAACTTAATAAAAAAACGGGTATTAATCTAAGCAAAGGCAGCAAAATATCTTTAGAAAAAGAAGGCAAAAAACTAGAAGAAGTGTGTATTGGCTTGAACTGGGGAGCTATTAAAAAAGCTGTATTATTCAATTTATTTAAGCAAACTGTAGCTGTTGATTTGGATGGTAGTGTAACCATGTACGATGAGAGCAGACAAATCTTAGAAACTGTATATTACAGAAAACTTCGTTCCAAAGATGGAGCTATCAGCCATAGTGGAGATGATAGAGATGGAGACATTTATGGTGATGATGGTTTAGATAATGAAGTAATTGAAGTAAAACTTACTCAGGTAAATCCAAAAGTAAAGTATATTGTCTTTTATTTGAATTCTTATAATGGACAAGACTTTGCTGATATTCCTTATTCTAAAATCAGAATATTTGAAGGTTCTGCTAAACGAGTAGATTCTGTATTTGCTACTTTTAACCTTTCAGCAGAAGAAACTTTCAGAGGCAATGTTTCTATGGTTTTGGGTAAGCTAGTTAGAAATGGAAATAATTGGGAGTTTACAGCTATTGGAGAGGCAACTCCTACCAAAAACATTGATGAAACAATTTTATACGTTCAAAATAATTATTTGAATTAA
- a CDS encoding 3-oxoacyl-ACP synthase yields the protein MYLYAMGSYVPEKTIDNSYFSDITGLSEDWFLSRTGIQTRRKASIEENTHTLAIKAIENLMHNNQIVQKQEIDLIVGATYTPYDTIHTLAHHAQKYLNIYDIPVVSISTACSSFINAIEIVEGYFATNKAENALVVASDHNTAYSDETDKTSGHLWGDGASAVVIRKERPENLPYFKILDIITGGGGGLGKATDSVFLRPINEGFMMNNGKDVFIHACEYMAGFSKKILAKNNKTITDVAWFIPHQANLRITQNVAENLGLSMEKVVSNIQYLGNTGCAGCAIALTENASRYKHKDLIVMSVFGGGYSYGSMLLEYINE from the coding sequence ATGTACCTATATGCAATGGGTTCTTATGTACCCGAAAAAACAATAGATAATAGTTATTTTAGTGATATTACAGGTTTGAGTGAAGATTGGTTTTTATCTCGAACAGGTATTCAGACACGTAGAAAAGCAAGTATTGAAGAAAATACACATACTTTAGCTATCAAAGCTATTGAAAATTTAATGCATAATAACCAAATAGTTCAAAAACAAGAAATTGATTTAATTGTAGGAGCAACTTACACTCCTTATGACACGATACATACCTTAGCTCATCATGCTCAAAAGTATTTGAATATATATGACATTCCTGTTGTTTCTATTTCTACGGCTTGTTCATCTTTTATCAATGCTATTGAGATAGTGGAAGGTTATTTTGCTACCAATAAAGCTGAAAATGCATTGGTAGTTGCCTCAGACCATAATACAGCTTATAGTGATGAAACAGATAAAACCAGTGGACATTTGTGGGGTGATGGTGCTTCGGCTGTTGTAATTCGTAAAGAACGCCCTGAAAATTTGCCTTATTTCAAAATCCTTGACATCATCACAGGTGGTGGAGGAGGCTTAGGAAAAGCTACTGATAGTGTATTTTTAAGACCTATCAATGAGGGATTTATGATGAATAATGGCAAAGATGTTTTTATACATGCATGTGAATACATGGCAGGGTTTAGTAAAAAAATCTTAGCAAAAAATAATAAGACCATTACAGACGTAGCATGGTTCATTCCACATCAGGCAAATTTGCGTATTACTCAAAATGTTGCTGAAAATTTGGGTTTATCTATGGAAAAAGTTGTTTCTAACATTCAGTATTTGGGTAATACTGGTTGTGCAGGTTGTGCTATTGCTCTTACAGAAAATGCATCAAGATATAAACATAAAGATCTAATTGTAATGAGTGTTTTTGGAGGTGGTTATTCGTATGGTTCAATGCTTTTAGAATATATTAATGAATAG
- a CDS encoding 5'-nucleotidase translates to MTFAPQELWAKPEPVKLTILHTNDMHSRVEPFPNDGRKWGGLGGMARRASLIKQIRQQESNVLLLDAGDIIQGTPYFNFFGGEVELKLMSQMGYDAATLGNHDFDNGIAGLEKMLPFAKFPYLIANYDFSQENNLKTVFQPYKIFEKQGVKIGVFGLGIELKGLVLDKHFGGIKHIDSIGVAKEMVQTLKAQKCNLIVCVSHLGYKYEEDPNRISDSTLAQKVEGIDVILGGHTHTFLDKPDEIVSKSGHKTIINQVGWAGIRLGRVDFVFEKGKVKSTPQTTSSMIIGEEFNKF, encoded by the coding sequence ATTACCTTTGCTCCACAAGAACTTTGGGCAAAGCCTGAACCTGTAAAACTCACAATTTTGCATACAAACGATATGCATTCTCGTGTTGAACCATTCCCGAATGATGGTAGAAAATGGGGTGGTTTGGGAGGAATGGCTCGTAGAGCAAGTCTTATTAAGCAAATTCGTCAGCAAGAATCCAATGTTTTGCTTTTGGACGCAGGAGATATTATTCAGGGAACACCTTATTTCAATTTTTTTGGAGGTGAAGTGGAATTAAAACTCATGAGTCAAATGGGTTATGATGCAGCAACACTTGGTAACCATGATTTTGATAACGGAATAGCAGGATTGGAAAAAATGCTTCCTTTTGCAAAATTTCCTTATTTGATAGCCAATTATGATTTTTCTCAAGAAAATAATCTAAAAACAGTTTTCCAGCCTTATAAAATATTTGAAAAACAAGGAGTTAAAATAGGTGTTTTTGGTTTAGGAATAGAATTAAAAGGGCTTGTTTTAGATAAACATTTTGGAGGAATAAAACACATAGACTCTATTGGAGTTGCTAAGGAAATGGTGCAGACACTCAAAGCTCAAAAATGTAACCTCATTGTTTGTGTTTCTCACTTAGGGTATAAATACGAAGAAGACCCCAATAGAATATCAGATTCTACTTTGGCACAAAAGGTAGAAGGTATAGATGTTATTTTGGGTGGGCATACCCATACTTTTTTAGATAAACCCGATGAAATAGTTTCAAAATCAGGGCATAAAACAATCATCAATCAGGTGGGTTGGGCTGGTATTCGTTTGGGTAGAGTAGATTTTGTATTTGAAAAAGGGAAAGTTAAATCTACACCACAAACAACAAGTTCAATGATTATCGGAGAGGAATTTAATAAATTCTAA
- a CDS encoding alpha/beta hydrolase, with amino-acid sequence MRNQSAMVKTLDLALQGGGSHGAFTWGVLERLLEDERIQIDGLCGTSAGAMNATIVSYGMMQNGRKGAIDLLYKFWKKIADEQRFSLIQPSLLEKTFGDGGKLDYSPVYQMLDFYTMLFSPYQFNPLDYNPLESLLESLVDFDELKSYKGCKLFVCATNVCTGRAKIFSGEEISLKAVMASACLPFLFKAVEIDGEHYWDGGYMGNPPIFPLINDTATADILLIQINPIKIKELPRSADEIRDRINTLSFNTSLMHEMRRVNLVQRLLQLGLDLDGKSRKLNIHHINPEELMSEMSISSKLNADWKFLLRLRSYGRQAADEWLDQNFDKIGVESTCNLREIFL; translated from the coding sequence ATACGCAATCAATCAGCCATGGTGAAAACTTTAGATTTGGCATTACAGGGTGGTGGCTCACATGGAGCTTTTACTTGGGGTGTTTTGGAAAGATTACTAGAAGATGAACGCATCCAAATAGATGGTTTGTGTGGAACAAGTGCTGGAGCAATGAATGCTACGATTGTATCGTATGGTATGATGCAAAACGGCAGAAAAGGAGCAATAGACTTATTGTATAAGTTTTGGAAGAAAATTGCAGATGAACAACGTTTTTCTCTCATACAACCAAGTCTCTTGGAAAAAACATTTGGAGATGGAGGAAAATTAGACTACTCTCCTGTATATCAAATGCTGGATTTTTATACCATGCTTTTTTCTCCATATCAATTTAATCCGTTGGATTACAATCCTTTAGAAAGCTTATTGGAAAGTTTGGTAGATTTTGATGAATTAAAATCTTACAAAGGTTGTAAACTTTTTGTATGTGCTACTAATGTTTGTACAGGCAGAGCAAAAATATTTTCAGGAGAAGAAATTAGTTTGAAAGCAGTTATGGCATCAGCTTGCTTGCCATTCTTGTTTAAGGCTGTGGAAATAGATGGGGAACATTACTGGGATGGTGGTTATATGGGCAATCCTCCTATTTTTCCATTAATTAATGACACTGCTACCGCCGATATCTTACTCATACAAATTAATCCTATCAAAATTAAAGAGTTGCCAAGAAGTGCGGATGAGATTAGAGATCGTATCAATACCCTGAGTTTCAACACAAGTTTGATGCATGAGATGAGACGTGTAAACTTGGTACAGAGGCTCTTACAATTGGGTTTAGATTTGGACGGGAAATCACGTAAACTAAATATTCATCACATTAATCCTGAAGAACTCATGAGTGAAATGAGTATTTCGAGTAAATTGAATGCAGATTGGAAGTTTTTGTTACGTTTGAGAAGCTATGGCAGACAAGCGGCAGACGAATGGCTCGACCAAAATTTTGATAAAATAGGTGTAGAATCTACTTGCAATCTCAGAGAAATATTTTTATAA
- a CDS encoding molecular chaperone DnaK — MNKKTTDTTEKTRYSEEELKEFEELIQKKLEQAKQELTDLKETLTKKNDPGTDSTASNSKLMEDGSDTLEKENVTQLAARQQKFIQQLELALIRIKNGTYGLCIDTGKLIPKERLMIVPHTQHSIEAKMSKK, encoded by the coding sequence ATGAACAAAAAGACAACAGATACAACCGAAAAAACACGCTATTCGGAAGAAGAGTTGAAAGAATTTGAAGAGCTAATCCAGAAAAAATTGGAGCAAGCTAAGCAAGAACTAACTGATTTGAAAGAGACTTTGACCAAGAAAAATGATCCTGGTACAGACTCTACAGCTAGTAATTCCAAGCTTATGGAAGATGGTTCTGATACTTTGGAAAAAGAGAATGTAACACAACTTGCAGCAAGACAACAAAAGTTTATTCAGCAATTGGAGTTGGCTCTCATTCGTATTAAGAATGGTACTTACGGGCTTTGTATTGATACGGGCAAGCTGATTCCTAAAGAACGCTTGATGATAGTGCCTCATACACAGCACTCTATAGAAGCAAAAATGAGTAAAAAGTAA
- a CDS encoding segregation and condensation protein B codes for MDFLQNHIEALIFVATEPIKLIDIRNCLIEMFEAEIPEENIIEAIEKLQKKYEEDIYSFQIYAMAGGYQFLTKPAYQASIGILLKQRSKKRLSNAALETLAIVAYKQPVTKTEIEQIRGVNSDYAIQKLLEKELLVLRGKSDTVGRPLLYGTSDKFMDYFGISSLKDLPQPKDITPDENAIGDVNE; via the coding sequence ATGGATTTTCTTCAGAATCATATTGAAGCCCTTATTTTTGTTGCGACAGAACCTATCAAGCTAATAGATATACGGAACTGCCTCATCGAAATGTTTGAAGCCGAAATACCAGAAGAAAATATTATAGAAGCAATAGAAAAACTTCAAAAAAAATACGAAGAGGATATCTATTCTTTTCAGATTTATGCAATGGCTGGTGGATATCAGTTTCTGACAAAACCAGCCTATCAGGCTAGTATAGGAATTTTACTTAAACAACGTTCTAAAAAACGATTGTCTAATGCAGCTTTAGAAACATTAGCTATAGTAGCCTACAAACAGCCTGTTACGAAAACTGAAATAGAACAAATACGTGGTGTCAATAGCGATTATGCTATCCAAAAACTTTTAGAGAAAGAACTTTTAGTACTTAGAGGAAAATCAGATACAGTAGGAAGACCCTTGTTATATGGCACAAGCGATAAGTTTATGGATTATTTTGGTATTAGTAGTTTAAAAGATTTACCACAACCCAAAGACATTACTCCTGATGAGAATGCTATTGGGGATGTAAACGAATAA
- a CDS encoding CMP deaminase: MSLKSLDADYKWMNLAYSLALQAYEENEIPVGAVIVAQNKVIAKAYNQTERLKDVTAHAEILAITAASEYLGSKYLTNCTLYVTLEPCVMCAGALAWSQISKIVFGAKDTARGFSRLEQNVLHPKTQTISGVMAEECEELLKIFFSKLRS; this comes from the coding sequence ATGAGCCTAAAAAGCCTTGATGCTGATTATAAATGGATGAATTTGGCTTATAGTCTGGCTCTACAAGCATACGAAGAGAATGAAATTCCTGTTGGAGCTGTGATTGTAGCTCAAAATAAAGTAATAGCTAAGGCATATAATCAAACAGAAAGATTAAAAGATGTAACTGCACATGCTGAAATTTTGGCTATTACAGCTGCTTCAGAATATTTAGGAAGTAAGTATTTGACAAACTGCACTTTATATGTAACACTTGAGCCTTGCGTAATGTGTGCTGGAGCTTTGGCTTGGTCTCAAATTTCAAAAATAGTTTTTGGGGCTAAAGACACTGCAAGAGGCTTTTCTCGATTGGAACAAAATGTTTTACACCCTAAAACACAAACCATAAGTGGTGTAATGGCAGAAGAATGTGAGGAATTACTTAAAATTTTTTTTTCTAAATTAAGAAGCTAA